The Sulfurimonas hydrogeniphila genome includes a window with the following:
- a CDS encoding 50S ribosomal protein L23: MADITDIKSILYTEKTLGLQEDGVIVVQTSPRMTKTGLKEVFREYFGIIPTKINSLNQSGKVKRFRGVQGKQNDFKKFYVTLPEGAQIESLAV, translated from the coding sequence ATGGCTGATATTACAGATATTAAATCTATTTTATATACAGAAAAGACTTTGGGTTTACAAGAAGATGGTGTTATAGTTGTTCAAACATCACCACGTATGACTAAAACAGGTCTTAAAGAGGTGTTTAGAGAGTATTTCGGAATAATTCCAACAAAAATCAACTCTCTGAATCAAAGCGGAAAAGTAAAACGTTTCCGTGGTGTACAGGGGAAACAAAATGACTTTAAAAAGTTCTATGTTACTCTCCCTGAAGGTGCACAAATAGAAAGTTTGGCGGTATAA